In Toxoplasma gondii ME49 chromosome X, whole genome shotgun sequence, a single genomic region encodes these proteins:
- a CDS encoding hypothetical protein (encoded by transcript TGME49_227380~Predicted trans-membrane domain (TMHMM2.0):203-226:308-331:340-363:421-444:448-468), with the protein MMTPECGDSPAWSHSISGNASINGDPSCVDAATGEDPTELRCYYIDVAFDCVSEVNTTSTETKMLSKLWGDESFSVSEADGRADLPAPKQKPSSEIVSLKRQERVSRVARRLYVHLPRLVRSPMTRLQKKTEKRVVASLPSLARSESVVTADSTGEASCRRLSSVGGALSASGSSLKRSCSRGRSQAGGKVCSCESIFGVFTLRVFLAACILMLALLIQLVLLVLARNLPFAHHSKGSEVAAVVSEQVTAKVGEFAQLSRAAQPHELSGEDTAVSSSFITLPESGFRDVERDGLGTTSRFHRAEPAPRSVFACNVAFLIFLFCSVLRMYFLTPNLASAVTIRFFLCVSVAFLFRGLSCLLSALSNHSAVENRETQKDFFPHIVLEATGLWIFGGEAGSPVTSQKLVLWILVSFWGYYTSKHVFLAYIVIPLVAVIVCVIPTTAACDLPGHAAATLFISSVCIIYHLLLDIAAQRYLRTQSFRPSGGSIAAFCGRYVVGDVLIRVLAFLEALHLRLEGVMCVSSPTVVAHVKLPDRAEEESVSTPHSTPHSLTYEDLASRVVLAYAGSGDFDATNCRRAFLCLLKKVKAIGEQERCRESGGEIPTAAECEMEVFAASHAYRSNVNASLELGESGLYLSTSVRLGCAFRLARVFLRTGICFTPMAASPREETFYDDGLSGMPLLPRRTFLVENRRREDVCVPVCRFVTRMQVSRISKL; encoded by the exons ATGATGACACCTGAATGCGGAGATTCGCCGGCGTGGTCTCACAGTATCTCCGGTAACGCTTCCATCAACGGAGATCCTTCGTGTGTCGATGCCGCCACCGGAGAGGATCCAACGGAGCTGCGGTGCTACTACATCGATGTGGCTTTCGATTGTGTGAGCGAAGTAAACACGACGTCCACCGAGACGAAGATGCTGTCCAAGTTATGGGGGGATGAatcgttctctgtttcagAAGCCGACGGGAGAGCGGATCTTCCGGCCCCTAAACAAAAACCAAGCTCAGAGATTGTCTCGCTgaagaggcaagaaagaGTTTCGCGTGTTGCGCGCCGGCTGTACGTGCATCTTCCTCGTTTGGTCAGGAGTCCAATGACCAGACtgcaaaagaagacagaaaagcgtGTTGTCGCTTCGCTTCCGTCACTGGCGAGGAGTGAAAGTGTTGTGACAGCAGACAGCACGGGTGAAGCGAGTTGCAGGCGCCTCAGCAGCGTAGGCGGCGCTCTATCTGCTTCGGGTTCGAGCCTAAAGAGATCATgcagtcgaggaagaagccagGCAGGAGGGAAGGTGTGTAGTTGTGAATCGATTTTTGGGGTGTTCACGTTGCGGGTTTTTTTGGCAGCATGCATCCTGATGCTCGCCCTTCTGATTCAGTTGGTCCTACTGGTTCTCGCGAGAAATCTACCCTTCGCACATCACAGTAAAGGCAGCGAAGTTGCCGCCGTGGTCTCAGAGCAGGTAACCGCCAAAGTCGGGGAGTTTGCCCAGCTCTCGCGAGCAGCACAACCACATGAGTTGTCAGGGGAGGACACTGCGGTCTCGTCGTCCTTCATAACGCTGCCAGAGTCTGGGTTTCGCGACGTAGAACGCGATGGTTTAGGCACGACTTCTCGCTTCCACCGTGCCGAGCCTGCTCCAAGAAGcgtctttgcatgcaacgTTGCATTCCTCATTTTTTTATTCTGCTCCGTCCTCCGCATGTACTTCCTGACTCCGAATCTTGCGTCGGCGGTGACgattcgcttcttcctctgcgtctctgttgcCTTCCTTTTCCGCGGCTTGTCATGTCTGCTCTCGGCTTTGTCCAATCACTCCGCGgtcgaaaacagagagacccAAAAAGACTTTTTCCCCCATATTGTTTTGGAAGCAACAGGCCTCTGGATATTTGGGGGCGAAGCCGGCTCTCCTGTGACATCGCAGAAGCTGGTTCTGTGGattcttgtctctttttggGGGTACTACACGAGCAAGCACGTGTTCTTAGCGTACATTGTAATCCCACTTGTGGCGGTCATTGTGTGCGTGATTCCTACCACGGCCGCGTGCGATTTACCGGGACATGCGGCAGCGACGCTCTTTATTTCGTCCGTGTGTATCATATACCATCTGCTTCTAGACATCGCTGCACAACGGTACCTACGGACACAATCTTTTCGTCCTTCCGGCGGCTCGATTGCGGCGTTTTGCGGGCGGTACGTTGTGGGGGACGTTCTGATACGAGTCCTAGCCTTTTTAGAGGCGCTGCACTTGCGACTCGAGGGCGTGATGTGTGTCTCGTCGCCTACAGTCGTGGCGCATGTAAAGCTTCCGGATCGAGCGGAAGAGGAGTCTGTTTCCACTCCACACTCGACCCCGCACAGCCTCACATACGAGGACTTGGCTAGCCGCGTTGTCCTCGCGTACGCGGGAAGCGGCGATTTCGACGCGACAAACTGCCGTCGAGCCTTCCTATGCTTgctgaagaaggtgaaggcgATCGGGGAACAGGAGAGATGCCGGGAAAGTGGAGGTGAAATACCCACAGCGGCTGAGTGCGAGATGGAGGTTTTCGCAGCTTCACACGCATACAGGTCGAATGTCAATGCCTCTCTAGAGTTAG GGGAATCAGGTCTGTACCTATCCACAAGCGTCCGTCTAGGGTGTGCGTTTCGGCtcgctcgcgtttttctACGCACGGGCATTTGTTTTACGCCTatggctgcgtctccgcggGAAGAGACGTTTTACGACGACGGTCTGTCGGGCATGCCGTTGCTACCCCGAAGAACGTTCCTGGtagagaacagaagacgagaagacgtGTGTGTTCCGGTCTGCCGTTTTGTGACACGAATGCAAGTGTCCCGCATCAGCAAACTATAG